The following are encoded in a window of Nakamurella sp. A5-74 genomic DNA:
- a CDS encoding GNAT family protein encodes MTARLPDDAALIGSIVRLDPTVPTDAEGLFAALDHESVWISGYGGGLAGRAQDPSYWADGIPDPTDRRQYTVRLSADSGLGAAGTIVGTTSLGDFSLLDERTHLGWTAYDPALWGTPVNPATKLVVLSHVFDELRFGRVKIQCDNRNERSAAAIAKLGATREGVLRRHVRRADGSFRDTIVFSVILDDWPAVAAGLRARID; translated from the coding sequence ATGACCGCTCGACTTCCCGACGACGCCGCGCTGATCGGTTCGATCGTCCGCCTCGATCCGACCGTCCCCACGGACGCAGAGGGGCTGTTCGCCGCTCTCGATCACGAGTCCGTCTGGATCTCCGGCTACGGCGGCGGGCTCGCCGGACGCGCGCAGGATCCCTCCTACTGGGCCGACGGCATCCCGGACCCGACCGATCGTCGGCAGTACACGGTGCGACTCTCGGCGGACTCCGGGCTCGGTGCTGCGGGGACGATCGTCGGGACCACCAGCTTGGGCGACTTCTCTCTCCTCGACGAGCGCACCCACCTGGGATGGACGGCCTACGACCCTGCCCTGTGGGGCACACCGGTGAACCCTGCGACCAAGCTGGTGGTGCTCTCCCACGTATTCGACGAACTCCGCTTCGGTCGGGTGAAGATCCAGTGCGACAACAGGAACGAGCGATCTGCCGCGGCGATCGCCAAGCTCGGTGCGACCCGGGAGGGTGTGCTGCGCAGGCACGTCCGGCGGGCCGATGGCAGCTTTCGCGACACCATCGTGTTCTCGGTGATCCTCGATGACTGGCCGGCGGTCGCCGCGGGCTTGCGGGCGCGGATCGACTGA
- a CDS encoding M20/M25/M40 family metallo-hydrolase — translation MTTTPQPPGEPVSTPSLLDQRAGASLDQSGSATVEAVRQWVADHRDEVLAELAAWVAVRSVSSSGEGFPEATDAAREMLARNGFDARIVPTDGHPAVIGELSGVDPDAPHVLVYGHYDVQATGPRELWSSDPWETEIRDGRIFGRGTADNKGQHLAQILAIRALREVGAPSPCRLTLVLDGEEEIGSPHLPAVLDTITDRPDLSLWSDGPVHASGRWTVSLGVRGIVIFTLTARGATSGPLHSGHWGGVAPNPAWRLVQLLATMRSPDGVSLVEGLEDGVLPLTAAEQDALAALPLDLPTALASAGITDLEPPAALTYYQRLTRPTFSINSLTCHDTQDHRTIIPDTATARCDIRMVGGQRSAHVIEALRAHVQRYAPDIELEAAESMEPARTLPESRWTQAVLAGALAGFGEEPVLTPALGGSLPIAALADAFDIPSYGLPLANVDERNHAPDENLMVEMFLAGITAAAAVNLALATEGRAGNS, via the coding sequence ATGACGACAACGCCGCAACCGCCCGGGGAACCGGTCTCGACTCCTTCGTTGCTCGACCAGCGTGCGGGTGCGTCGCTCGACCAGTCGGGTTCCGCCACCGTCGAGGCTGTCAGGCAGTGGGTGGCCGATCATCGCGACGAAGTGCTGGCCGAGCTGGCCGCGTGGGTCGCGGTGCGCAGCGTGAGCAGCAGCGGTGAAGGATTCCCGGAAGCGACCGACGCGGCACGGGAGATGCTGGCCCGCAACGGCTTCGACGCTCGGATCGTGCCGACCGACGGACACCCGGCGGTCATCGGCGAGCTCTCCGGTGTGGATCCGGATGCACCGCACGTGCTCGTCTACGGGCACTACGACGTGCAGGCCACCGGACCGCGCGAGCTGTGGTCGAGCGACCCGTGGGAGACCGAGATCCGCGACGGCCGGATCTTCGGACGCGGAACGGCGGACAACAAGGGCCAGCACCTCGCGCAGATCCTCGCGATCCGGGCACTTCGCGAGGTCGGTGCGCCGAGCCCGTGCCGGCTGACGCTCGTGCTCGACGGCGAGGAGGAGATCGGCAGCCCGCACCTGCCCGCCGTGCTGGACACGATCACCGACCGACCCGACCTGTCGCTGTGGAGCGACGGCCCGGTGCACGCCTCGGGCCGGTGGACCGTCAGCCTGGGCGTGCGCGGCATCGTCATCTTCACCCTCACCGCCCGCGGGGCCACCTCCGGCCCGCTGCACTCCGGTCACTGGGGTGGGGTCGCGCCGAACCCGGCCTGGCGCCTCGTGCAGTTGCTCGCCACCATGCGCTCGCCCGACGGGGTGTCGTTGGTCGAGGGTCTGGAGGACGGCGTGCTGCCGTTGACCGCCGCCGAGCAGGACGCGTTGGCAGCCCTGCCGCTCGACCTGCCCACAGCGCTCGCCTCGGCCGGGATCACGGATCTGGAACCGCCGGCGGCACTCACGTACTACCAGCGCCTGACCCGGCCGACCTTCAGCATCAATTCGTTGACCTGCCACGACACCCAGGACCACCGCACGATCATCCCGGACACCGCGACCGCCCGGTGCGACATCCGGATGGTCGGCGGGCAGCGGTCCGCACACGTCATCGAAGCGCTCCGTGCGCACGTGCAGCGGTACGCCCCGGACATCGAGCTCGAGGCCGCCGAGTCGATGGAACCGGCCAGGACGTTGCCCGAATCCCGCTGGACGCAGGCCGTTCTCGCCGGCGCCCTGGCCGGGTTCGGGGAAGAGCCGGTGCTCACCCCGGCGCTCGGTGGGAGCCTGCCGATCGCCGCGCTGGCCGACGCCTTCGACATCCCCTCCTACGGCCTGCCGCTGGCCAATGTCGACGAACGAAACCATGCGCCGGACGAGAACCTGATGGTGGAGATGTTCCTGGCCGGGATCACCGCGGCTGCCGCGGTGAACCTCGCGCTGGCCACTGAGGGTCGCGCGGGGAACAGCTGA
- a CDS encoding primosomal protein N', whose translation MTSAEPVPPAPRGQVRHPRPKPAPIVRRAADSLPIARIAVDISLTHLDRPFDYLVPEQLAEAAEPGVRVKVRFAGKLTDGFVLDRLAVTDHDGKLGFLEKVVSADPVLAPEIAVLARTVADRYVGSLADVLRLAVPPRHARAEASARPTPGAPPTSELPAPVTPGWLQYPQGAAFLSAVAKGAAARAVWQQAPGERWPQRLAEAASVAHRAGRGALVLVPDARDLLRLEAAFAEVLAPEEFTVLSADLGPAERYRRFLAVRRGAVRVVAGTRGAAFAPVVDPALFAIVDDGDDLFAEPRAPYPHAREVLMLRSVAAGCALLLAGVSRTAEAQLLVESGWAQEIVADRATVRTRAPRIEAQGDTYAVGASSAAAGARLSPAAFAAAREAVAAGTPVLVQVPRSGYLPSLTCTECRRPARCRRCHGPLGIIAGHRIPACRWCGVPEAHFICGACGGHELRASGQGARRTAEELGRAFPNVPLITSAGDTIRETVPAAAAIVVATPGAEPIADGGYGAALLLDGGLMLSRPDLRAAEQALARWLTATMLVRSAAAGGRVVLGIDGSIAAAQALIRWDPVRHAEVELAGRRELGFPPITAMISLTGSEQTVTAAVEEVQLPPRTEVLGPVPVEYTGPARPGAEDEVRALLRTSQSGRKALAAAVRVMTAARSARKDATPPRVQVDPSAIL comes from the coding sequence ATGACGTCCGCCGAGCCAGTGCCCCCCGCGCCGCGGGGCCAGGTCCGGCATCCCCGCCCGAAACCGGCTCCGATCGTCCGGCGCGCAGCCGATTCCCTGCCGATCGCCAGGATCGCTGTGGACATCTCGTTGACCCACCTGGACCGCCCGTTCGACTACCTCGTCCCCGAGCAACTGGCCGAGGCTGCGGAGCCGGGGGTCAGGGTCAAGGTCCGCTTCGCCGGCAAGCTCACCGACGGCTTCGTGCTCGACCGGCTCGCCGTCACCGATCACGACGGCAAGCTCGGGTTCCTGGAGAAGGTGGTCTCGGCCGATCCGGTGCTCGCCCCGGAGATCGCCGTCCTCGCCCGCACCGTCGCCGACCGGTACGTCGGCAGCCTCGCCGACGTGCTCCGGCTCGCCGTGCCGCCGCGCCATGCCAGGGCCGAGGCGTCCGCCCGGCCGACCCCCGGTGCGCCACCCACGTCGGAGCTCCCAGCACCGGTGACACCCGGTTGGCTGCAGTACCCGCAAGGCGCCGCGTTCCTGTCCGCAGTGGCCAAGGGCGCAGCAGCACGCGCGGTGTGGCAGCAGGCGCCGGGGGAGCGGTGGCCACAGCGGCTGGCCGAGGCGGCGTCGGTCGCCCACCGGGCCGGACGCGGAGCATTGGTCCTGGTGCCGGACGCGCGTGACCTGCTGCGACTGGAGGCCGCGTTCGCCGAAGTGCTGGCGCCCGAGGAGTTCACCGTGCTGTCGGCGGATCTGGGTCCGGCTGAGCGGTACCGGCGCTTCCTCGCCGTCCGGCGGGGAGCAGTCCGGGTGGTCGCGGGAACCCGTGGCGCGGCCTTCGCGCCGGTCGTCGATCCTGCGTTGTTCGCGATCGTCGACGACGGTGACGACCTGTTCGCCGAGCCCCGTGCCCCCTATCCGCATGCCCGGGAGGTGCTGATGCTGCGGTCGGTGGCCGCCGGCTGCGCGCTGCTGCTGGCCGGGGTTTCCCGGACGGCGGAGGCGCAGCTGCTGGTGGAGTCGGGCTGGGCCCAGGAGATCGTCGCCGATCGGGCCACCGTCCGCACCCGCGCTCCCCGGATCGAGGCCCAGGGCGACACCTATGCGGTCGGCGCGAGCTCGGCGGCGGCCGGCGCCCGACTGTCACCGGCTGCGTTCGCGGCTGCCCGGGAAGCGGTGGCAGCGGGCACCCCGGTGCTGGTTCAGGTCCCGCGCAGCGGCTATCTGCCGTCCCTGACGTGCACCGAGTGTCGCCGTCCCGCGCGGTGTCGACGGTGCCACGGTCCGCTCGGAATCATTGCCGGACATCGGATCCCGGCCTGCCGGTGGTGCGGAGTACCGGAGGCCCACTTCATCTGCGGTGCCTGCGGTGGGCACGAGCTGCGGGCGAGCGGGCAGGGGGCGCGGCGCACGGCCGAGGAGCTGGGACGGGCTTTCCCGAACGTCCCGCTGATCACCTCGGCAGGCGACACCATCAGGGAGACCGTCCCCGCTGCGGCCGCGATCGTGGTCGCGACACCGGGGGCCGAACCGATCGCCGACGGCGGCTACGGCGCCGCCCTGCTGTTGGACGGCGGGCTGATGCTCTCCCGGCCGGACCTGCGGGCGGCCGAGCAGGCCCTCGCCCGGTGGCTCACCGCCACCATGCTGGTGCGATCCGCGGCGGCCGGCGGGCGGGTGGTGCTGGGGATCGACGGGTCGATCGCCGCGGCGCAGGCGCTCATCCGCTGGGATCCGGTGCGGCATGCCGAGGTCGAGCTCGCGGGCCGCCGGGAACTCGGTTTCCCGCCGATCACCGCGATGATCTCGCTGACCGGATCGGAGCAGACGGTCACGGCGGCCGTCGAGGAGGTGCAGCTGCCTCCCCGCACCGAAGTGCTGGGTCCGGTGCCGGTCGAGTACACCGGTCCCGCGCGGCCGGGCGCCGAGGACGAGGTGCGGGCGCTGCTGCGTACGTCCCAGTCCGGCCGCAAGGCCCTGGCCGCTGCCGTCCGGGTGATGACGGCCGCCCGATCGGCCCGCAAGGACGCCACACCTCCGCGGGTCCAGGTCGACCCGTCCGCGATCCTCTGA
- the metK gene encoding methionine adenosyltransferase, whose protein sequence is MTSRLFTSESVTEGHPDKICDAISDSILDELLRQDPESRVAVETMVTTGQVHVAGEVTTSAYADIPTIVREKILEIGYDSSSKGFDGASCGVNVAIGAQSADIAQGVDTAEEIRTGVEGAADDEINRQGAGDQGLMFGYACSDTPELMPLPIALAHRLARRLTEVRKDGTIPYLRPDGKTQVTIEYVGDKAIRLDTVVLSTQHADNIDLENLLATDITSQVIEPVIAEVDIDVRGYRKHINPTGRFVVGGPMGDAGLTGRKIIVDTYGGMARHGGGAFSGKDPSKVDRSAAYAMRWVAKNAVAAGLAERIEVQVAYAIGVAAPVGLFVETFGTEQVDPDKIAQAIREVFDLRPAAIVRDLDLKRPIYAATAAYGHFGRTDISLPWENLDRVDGLKAALGF, encoded by the coding sequence GTGACCTCCCGTCTGTTCACATCCGAATCGGTCACCGAGGGCCACCCGGACAAGATCTGTGACGCCATCAGCGACTCGATCCTGGACGAGCTGCTGCGCCAGGACCCGGAGAGCCGGGTGGCGGTGGAGACCATGGTCACCACCGGCCAGGTGCACGTCGCCGGTGAGGTGACCACCTCCGCCTATGCCGACATCCCGACCATCGTCCGGGAGAAGATCCTGGAGATCGGCTACGACTCCTCGTCCAAAGGCTTCGACGGCGCCTCCTGCGGCGTCAACGTCGCGATCGGCGCCCAGTCGGCCGACATCGCGCAGGGCGTCGACACCGCCGAGGAGATCCGCACCGGCGTCGAGGGCGCCGCGGACGACGAGATCAACCGGCAGGGCGCGGGCGATCAGGGCCTGATGTTCGGCTACGCGTGCAGCGACACCCCCGAGCTGATGCCACTACCGATCGCGCTCGCGCACCGGCTGGCCCGGCGGCTCACGGAGGTGCGCAAGGACGGCACCATCCCGTACCTGCGTCCGGACGGCAAGACCCAGGTGACGATCGAGTACGTCGGCGACAAGGCCATCCGGCTCGACACCGTGGTGCTGTCCACCCAGCATGCCGACAACATCGATCTCGAGAATCTGCTGGCCACCGACATCACCAGCCAGGTGATCGAACCGGTCATCGCCGAGGTCGACATCGACGTCCGCGGCTATCGCAAGCACATCAACCCGACCGGACGCTTCGTCGTCGGCGGACCGATGGGTGACGCCGGTCTGACCGGTCGGAAGATCATCGTCGACACCTACGGCGGGATGGCCCGCCACGGTGGCGGCGCGTTCTCCGGCAAGGATCCGTCCAAGGTCGACCGCTCGGCCGCCTACGCCATGCGGTGGGTCGCCAAGAACGCGGTCGCAGCGGGCCTCGCGGAGCGGATCGAGGTGCAGGTCGCCTACGCCATCGGCGTCGCCGCCCCGGTCGGCCTGTTCGTCGAGACGTTCGGCACCGAGCAGGTGGACCCCGACAAGATCGCCCAGGCGATCCGCGAGGTCTTCGACCTGCGGCCGGCGGCCATCGTCCGGGATCTGGACCTCAAGCGCCCGATCTACGCGGCCACCGCCGCCTACGGTCACTTCGGCCGAACCGACATCTCCCTGCCCTGGGAGAACCTGGACCGCGTCGATGGCCTCAAGGCGGCCCTCGGCTTCTGA
- the coaBC gene encoding bifunctional phosphopantothenoylcysteine decarboxylase/phosphopantothenate--cysteine ligase CoaBC, whose protein sequence is MAEHPQQKRVVVGVSGGIAAYKACELIRRIRADDHDVTVVPTASALSFVGAATFEALSGNPVTTEVFQDIPQVRHVALGQQADLVVIAPATADLIARAAAGRADDLLTATLLVTRAPVLLAPAMHTEMWTHPATVANVATLRDRGTVVVPPAVGRLTGADSGPGRLPEPEQLAQLVQLLLHRPGALPQDLVGRRIVVSAGGTREPLDPVRFLGNRSSGRQGYAIALVAAARGAEVTLVSANAQLVDPPGVRTEHVGTAAELQAAVVAATRGADAVVMNAAVADFRPTVVGAHKIKKRRLAVASADGAADAPDHGTDPGAVAVPTIELTENPDVLAGLVDDRGTSRTPVIVGFAAETGDERADAIQYGRDKLRRKGCDALVVNRVDAGQAFESDDNAAVVLAADPQLPDLEIPFGPKTLVAAAVCDRLAMLLGASH, encoded by the coding sequence ATGGCAGAGCATCCTCAGCAGAAACGGGTCGTCGTCGGGGTGTCCGGCGGGATCGCCGCGTACAAGGCCTGTGAGCTGATCCGCCGGATCCGCGCCGACGACCACGACGTCACCGTCGTTCCGACGGCGTCGGCGCTGTCCTTCGTCGGGGCGGCCACTTTCGAAGCCCTGTCCGGCAATCCGGTCACCACCGAGGTGTTCCAGGACATCCCGCAGGTACGGCACGTCGCGCTCGGTCAGCAGGCGGATCTGGTGGTGATCGCCCCGGCCACCGCCGACCTGATCGCCAGGGCGGCCGCGGGCCGGGCAGATGATCTGCTGACGGCAACCCTGCTGGTCACCAGGGCGCCGGTGCTGCTGGCGCCGGCGATGCACACCGAGATGTGGACCCACCCGGCCACGGTCGCGAATGTCGCGACGCTGCGCGATCGGGGGACGGTCGTGGTGCCGCCTGCCGTCGGGCGTCTCACCGGTGCGGATTCCGGTCCCGGTCGGCTTCCCGAACCCGAGCAGCTGGCGCAGCTGGTCCAGCTGCTGCTGCACCGCCCGGGTGCGCTGCCACAGGATCTCGTCGGCCGCCGGATCGTCGTGAGTGCCGGGGGAACCCGCGAACCGCTGGATCCGGTGCGGTTCCTCGGCAACCGTTCCTCGGGTCGACAGGGGTATGCGATCGCGCTGGTGGCCGCGGCCCGTGGCGCTGAGGTCACCCTGGTCAGCGCCAACGCCCAGCTCGTCGATCCGCCGGGGGTGCGCACCGAGCACGTCGGCACCGCTGCCGAACTGCAGGCGGCGGTGGTCGCCGCGACGCGGGGGGCGGATGCCGTGGTGATGAACGCCGCGGTCGCGGACTTCCGACCGACTGTCGTGGGCGCCCACAAGATCAAGAAACGGCGCCTTGCCGTGGCAAGCGCCGACGGGGCCGCTGACGCCCCCGACCACGGGACCGACCCCGGGGCGGTCGCAGTGCCGACGATCGAGCTGACCGAGAACCCGGACGTCCTGGCGGGGCTGGTGGACGATCGCGGAACGAGCCGCACCCCGGTGATCGTCGGCTTCGCCGCGGAAACCGGCGATGAGCGGGCCGATGCGATCCAGTACGGCCGGGACAAGCTGCGCCGCAAGGGATGTGACGCGCTGGTGGTCAACCGGGTGGACGCCGGTCAGGCGTTCGAGTCCGACGACAACGCAGCAGTGGTGTTGGCAGCCGACCCGCAGCTGCCGGACCTGGAGATCCCGTTCGGCCCGAAGACGTTGGTCGCGGCGGCGGTCTGCGACCGGTTGGCCATGCTACTGGGCGCCTCCCACTGA
- the rpoZ gene encoding DNA-directed RNA polymerase subunit omega — MTATPSQIAAQGITYPPIDELLEKTSSKYALSIYAAKRARQINDYYAQLGEGLLEYVGPLVEPLPKEKPLSIALREINEGKLVHIEGDSDGA, encoded by the coding sequence ATGACCGCAACACCGTCCCAGATCGCTGCCCAGGGCATCACGTACCCGCCGATCGACGAGTTGCTCGAGAAGACCAGCAGCAAGTACGCACTGTCGATCTACGCCGCCAAGCGGGCGCGCCAGATCAACGACTACTACGCCCAGCTCGGCGAGGGCCTCCTCGAGTACGTCGGCCCGCTCGTCGAGCCGCTGCCCAAGGAGAAGCCGCTGTCTATCGCGCTGCGCGAGATCAACGAGGGCAAGCTCGTGCACATCGAGGGCGACAGCGACGGAGCCTGA
- the gmk gene encoding guanylate kinase encodes MTQTAGRHRAAPSGQTPGDATSGTRRGRLFVLSGPSGVGKSTVLARLTAAVPQLWISVSATTRTARAGEQHGRNYFFVTPEQFQGWIDTGQMLEWAEFAGNRYGTPRGPVEEHLASGVDVLLEIELQGARQVRVATEASEDPAVLVFLKPPSFEVLAQRLIGRGTETPEQQTARLDAARRELAAEAEFDHTVVNHDVGAAVAGLVDLMADEQIC; translated from the coding sequence ATGACGCAGACAGCCGGGCGGCACCGTGCCGCACCCTCGGGTCAGACTCCGGGGGACGCCACCAGCGGGACTCGACGTGGACGCTTGTTCGTCCTCTCGGGCCCCTCAGGGGTGGGCAAGAGCACGGTGCTGGCCCGGCTGACTGCTGCCGTGCCGCAGTTGTGGATCTCCGTCTCCGCGACCACCCGCACCGCGCGGGCGGGCGAGCAGCACGGCCGCAACTACTTCTTCGTCACTCCTGAGCAGTTCCAGGGCTGGATCGACACCGGTCAGATGCTGGAGTGGGCCGAGTTCGCCGGGAACCGGTACGGCACCCCACGCGGCCCGGTCGAGGAGCACCTCGCGAGCGGTGTCGACGTGCTGCTGGAGATCGAGCTGCAGGGGGCCCGGCAGGTCAGGGTGGCCACCGAGGCGAGCGAGGATCCCGCGGTGCTGGTGTTCCTCAAGCCGCCGTCCTTCGAGGTGCTCGCCCAACGCCTGATCGGGCGCGGAACCGAGACGCCAGAGCAGCAGACGGCCCGGTTGGACGCTGCCCGGCGTGAGTTGGCCGCCGAAGCCGAGTTCGACCACACCGTGGTGAATCACGATGTCGGGGCCGCGGTCGCCGGCTTGGTAGACTTGATGGCGGATGAGCAAATCTGCTGA
- the mihF gene encoding integration host factor, actinobacterial type, with product MALPQLTPEQRQAALAKAAAARKARAELKERLKRGGTTLKQVLVDAEDNDAVAKLKVSALLEALPGVGKVRAAELMDKFDIAASRRVRGLGDRQRKALLDEFGF from the coding sequence GTGGCTCTGCCCCAGTTGACCCCCGAGCAGCGTCAGGCTGCGCTCGCGAAAGCCGCCGCCGCACGCAAGGCGCGCGCGGAGCTGAAGGAGCGTCTGAAGCGGGGAGGCACCACGCTGAAGCAGGTGCTCGTCGACGCCGAGGACAATGACGCGGTGGCCAAGCTCAAGGTGTCTGCCCTGCTCGAGGCCCTCCCCGGTGTCGGCAAGGTCCGCGCCGCCGAGCTGATGGACAAGTTCGACATCGCCGCCAGCCGCCGTGTGCGTGGCCTGGGCGATCGTCAGCGCAAGGCGCTGCTGGACGAGTTCGGATTCTGA